A genome region from Geminicoccus roseus DSM 18922 includes the following:
- a CDS encoding choline/ethanolamine kinase family protein, with protein sequence MSVDQALARVAGLPIWRGPVEPSPLGGGITNLNFVVADQGRRFVVRVGDDIPQHGIVRANELAASRAAAAAGLSPAVVHAEPGILVLDFVEGRPMEAADVRDPANRDRLVAMLRRCHREVPKHLRGPGFMFWVFHVLRDYRHVLREGQSRHLERLDGLLAAAERLERLVGPIEIVFGHNDLLPANILDDGSRLWLVDWEYAGFNSPLFDLGGLASNAEMSAAEAEALVEAYQGRPLSDAYRLQAAAMSAASLLRETMWSMVSEIHSSLDFDYAAYTATNLARFEAAIAALDAMEHS encoded by the coding sequence GTGAGCGTGGACCAGGCCCTGGCAAGGGTGGCGGGGCTGCCGATCTGGCGGGGGCCGGTCGAGCCCAGCCCGCTTGGCGGCGGGATCACCAACTTGAACTTCGTGGTGGCGGACCAGGGCAGGCGCTTCGTGGTGCGGGTCGGCGACGACATCCCGCAGCATGGCATCGTGCGCGCGAACGAGCTGGCGGCGAGCCGGGCCGCGGCGGCGGCCGGGCTTTCGCCGGCGGTGGTCCATGCGGAACCCGGCATCCTGGTGCTGGACTTCGTCGAGGGGCGGCCGATGGAAGCGGCCGACGTGCGTGATCCCGCCAACCGCGACCGGCTGGTGGCGATGCTGCGGCGCTGCCACCGCGAGGTGCCGAAGCACCTGCGTGGGCCGGGCTTCATGTTCTGGGTGTTCCACGTCCTGCGCGATTATCGCCATGTGCTGCGCGAGGGGCAGAGCCGGCACCTTGAGCGCCTGGACGGGCTGCTCGCGGCGGCGGAGCGGCTGGAGCGCCTGGTCGGGCCCATCGAGATCGTGTTCGGGCACAACGACCTGCTCCCCGCCAACATCCTGGACGATGGCAGCCGGCTCTGGCTGGTCGACTGGGAATATGCCGGGTTCAACTCGCCGCTGTTCGACCTGGGCGGGCTCGCGTCCAATGCCGAGATGAGCGCCGCCGAGGCGGAGGCGCTGGTCGAGGCCTATCAGGGCCGGCCGCTGTCCGATGCCTACCGGCTCCAGGCCGCCGCCATGTCGGCGGCATCGCTCCTGCGCGAGACGATGTGGAGCATGGTCTCCGAGATCCATTCCAGCCTCGACTTCGACTACGCGGCCTATACCGCCACCAATCTCGCGCGTTTCGAGGCGGCGATCGCCGCGCTCGACGCCATGGAGCATTCATGA
- a CDS encoding GcvT family protein has translation MTETQARIVIIGGGAIGCAIAYHLAQAGARDVLLLEKAQLTHGSTWHAAGLVGQLRSKKNLTRLMQNSVAVFDRLEAESGQAIDWRKTGSVRIASSQERMAEIRRSLTQAKGFGFEAYEISAEEARQRFPFMTTDGVVGAAWIPSDGYIDPYGLTQAFAALARRGGVRIREGVQVTGFEKAGRRIGAVLTDQGRIACEIVVNCAGIWAKRIGEMAGVAIAAGAVEHQYMVTEKKIELPDDTPTFRDPDRIFYLKPDVKAFAIGGWEKGAPSCWPEGVPFDFGRELFAGDFDRFEPIALGAADRLPVLNEVGIQTLINGPIPVSADGEPVMGLAPELDNFFVACGFTAGIAASGGAGLAMANWITQGDPGMDLWPFDIRRFSVQQANRHYLAERSSESYGNYYAIHWPAEELDSARGARRSPLYEALKANGAQYGSKAGWERPNWFRLPGSEAEERPSFLEKPGWFEAVAAEHRAVRERVALLDLTSFAKFEVSGKGALQGLQRIAANDLDRPVEACVYTQCCNEQGGIEADLTVMRLEEERFYIVTGSQFGTRDAAWLRRHLPEGVLLREVTGALAVIDLVGPRARDVLAAVTLDDVSDEALPYLSGRSIEIGLGRAFAARVGYVGELGYELHVPVEHAAHVYERLKEAGAAHGIADAGYRAIDTLRLEKGYVYWSSEVTPDIDPYAAGLSFAVALDKGDFIGRKALGRIREAGPARKLVTLCVEGWAPLIGGEAVLAGGKAVGTTTSAGFGHTVGHTVAFAYLPAELAEQDRFEIEAYGVAWPASRGRRSLYDPRGLRLRM, from the coding sequence ATGACCGAGACCCAGGCGCGCATCGTCATCATCGGCGGGGGCGCGATCGGCTGCGCGATCGCCTATCATCTGGCGCAAGCCGGCGCGCGCGACGTGCTGCTCCTGGAAAAGGCGCAGCTCACCCATGGCTCGACCTGGCATGCCGCGGGGCTGGTCGGGCAGCTGCGCTCCAAGAAGAACCTGACCCGGCTGATGCAGAATTCGGTCGCGGTGTTCGACCGGCTGGAAGCCGAATCCGGCCAGGCGATCGACTGGCGCAAGACCGGCTCGGTCCGGATCGCTTCCAGCCAGGAGCGCATGGCGGAGATCCGCCGCTCGCTGACCCAGGCGAAAGGGTTCGGCTTCGAGGCCTACGAGATCTCGGCGGAGGAGGCCAGGCAGCGCTTCCCGTTCATGACCACCGACGGCGTGGTGGGAGCGGCCTGGATCCCCTCGGACGGCTATATCGACCCCTATGGGCTGACCCAGGCGTTCGCCGCGCTGGCCAGAAGGGGCGGCGTGCGCATCCGGGAAGGGGTGCAGGTCACTGGCTTCGAGAAGGCCGGGCGGCGGATCGGCGCGGTGCTGACCGACCAGGGTCGGATCGCCTGCGAGATCGTGGTCAACTGCGCGGGCATCTGGGCCAAGCGGATCGGCGAGATGGCCGGGGTGGCGATCGCGGCGGGGGCGGTCGAGCACCAGTACATGGTGACCGAGAAGAAGATCGAGCTGCCGGACGACACGCCGACCTTCCGCGACCCGGACCGGATCTTCTACCTCAAGCCGGACGTGAAGGCGTTCGCGATCGGCGGCTGGGAGAAGGGCGCGCCTTCCTGCTGGCCGGAAGGGGTGCCGTTCGACTTTGGCCGCGAGCTGTTCGCCGGCGACTTCGACCGGTTCGAGCCGATCGCCTTGGGTGCGGCCGATCGCCTGCCGGTCCTGAACGAGGTCGGCATCCAGACGCTGATCAACGGGCCGATCCCGGTCTCGGCGGACGGCGAGCCGGTGATGGGCCTGGCCCCGGAGCTGGACAATTTCTTCGTGGCCTGCGGGTTCACCGCCGGCATCGCCGCCTCGGGCGGCGCCGGGCTCGCCATGGCGAACTGGATCACCCAAGGCGATCCGGGCATGGATCTGTGGCCGTTCGACATCCGCCGCTTCTCGGTCCAGCAGGCCAACCGGCACTATCTCGCGGAGCGCAGCAGCGAATCCTACGGCAACTACTACGCGATCCACTGGCCGGCCGAGGAACTGGACAGCGCCCGGGGCGCCAGGCGCAGCCCGCTCTACGAGGCGCTGAAGGCGAACGGCGCCCAGTACGGCTCCAAGGCCGGCTGGGAGCGGCCGAACTGGTTCCGCCTGCCCGGCAGCGAGGCGGAGGAGCGGCCGAGCTTCCTGGAGAAGCCCGGCTGGTTCGAGGCGGTGGCGGCCGAGCACCGGGCGGTGCGCGAGCGGGTGGCGCTGCTCGACCTGACCTCGTTCGCCAAGTTCGAGGTGAGCGGCAAGGGCGCGCTTCAAGGGCTGCAGCGGATCGCCGCCAACGACCTGGATAGGCCGGTGGAAGCCTGCGTCTATACCCAGTGCTGCAATGAGCAGGGCGGGATCGAGGCCGACCTGACCGTGATGCGGCTGGAGGAGGAGCGCTTCTACATCGTGACCGGCAGCCAGTTCGGCACCCGCGACGCCGCCTGGCTGCGCCGGCATCTGCCCGAGGGCGTCCTCTTGCGCGAGGTGACCGGGGCGCTGGCGGTGATCGACCTGGTGGGGCCGAGGGCCCGCGACGTGCTGGCGGCCGTCACCCTGGATGACGTGTCCGACGAGGCGCTGCCCTATCTGTCCGGCCGCAGCATCGAGATCGGGCTCGGGCGGGCGTTCGCCGCGCGGGTCGGCTATGTGGGCGAGCTCGGCTACGAGCTGCACGTCCCGGTCGAGCACGCGGCCCATGTCTATGAGCGGCTGAAGGAGGCCGGCGCCGCGCATGGCATCGCCGATGCCGGCTACCGGGCGATCGACACGCTCCGGCTGGAAAAGGGCTATGTCTACTGGTCGAGCGAGGTGACCCCGGACATCGACCCCTACGCCGCCGGGCTGAGCTTCGCGGTGGCGCTGGACAAGGGCGACTTCATCGGCCGCAAGGCGCTCGGCCGGATCAGGGAAGCGGGGCCGGCGCGCAAGCTGGTGACCCTGTGCGTGGAGGGCTGGGCGCCCCTGATCGGCGGCGAGGCGGTGCTGGCGGGCGGAAAGGCGGTCGGCACCACCACCAGCGCCGGGTTCGGGCACACGGTCGGCCATACGGTGGCATTCGCCTACCTGCCGGCGGAGCTGGCCGAACAGGACCGGTTCGAGATCGAGGCCTATGGCGTGGCCTGGCCGGCCAGCCGCGGGCGGCGCTCGCTCTACGACCCGCGCGGCCTGCGCCTGAGGATGTGA
- a CDS encoding choline/ethanolamine kinase family protein — protein sequence MSEEIERARHALAGLDLPGGTGDLQLRRLGGLTNLVFEVSGGTQPWCLRLPGKGTEAYIDRRVEAVNARAAAAAGVAPALVHAGTDGVMVTRFLPEVATLSPDGFRQRPGAVERAARALRRLHQDATGFAFRFELFQMIDQYLQVLADRRAVLPDGYHDVVNEAQAVRAALAAHELPLAACHCDPLCENFLDDGERVWIVDWEYSGNNDPMWDLGDLSVEGEFDPAMDRCLLEAYFDGPATPFDQGRMVIYKAMCDLLWTLWGLIQHADGNPAEDFWAYSLRRFGRCRALMATDLFARHLQAVAAGPS from the coding sequence ATGAGCGAGGAGATCGAACGGGCCCGCCATGCGCTGGCCGGGCTGGACCTGCCGGGCGGCACGGGAGACTTGCAGCTGCGCCGGCTGGGCGGGCTCACCAACCTCGTGTTCGAGGTCTCGGGCGGAACCCAGCCCTGGTGCCTGCGCCTGCCGGGCAAGGGCACCGAGGCCTATATCGACCGGCGGGTCGAGGCGGTGAACGCCAGGGCCGCCGCCGCCGCCGGGGTGGCGCCGGCGCTGGTCCATGCAGGGACCGACGGGGTCATGGTCACCCGGTTCCTGCCCGAGGTGGCGACCTTGAGCCCGGACGGGTTCCGGCAGCGGCCGGGCGCGGTGGAGCGGGCGGCGCGGGCATTGCGGCGGCTGCACCAGGATGCGACGGGCTTCGCCTTCCGCTTCGAGCTGTTCCAGATGATCGACCAGTACCTCCAGGTCCTGGCCGACCGCCGGGCGGTGCTGCCGGACGGCTATCATGACGTGGTGAACGAGGCGCAGGCGGTGCGCGCAGCACTCGCGGCCCACGAGCTGCCGCTGGCCGCCTGCCACTGCGATCCGTTGTGCGAGAACTTCCTGGACGACGGCGAACGGGTCTGGATCGTCGACTGGGAGTACTCGGGCAACAACGACCCGATGTGGGACCTGGGCGACCTGTCGGTGGAAGGGGAGTTCGACCCGGCCATGGATCGCTGCCTGCTGGAGGCCTATTTCGACGGCCCCGCCACCCCGTTCGACCAGGGCCGCATGGTGATCTACAAGGCGATGTGCGACCTGCTCTGGACCCTGTGGGGCCTGATCCAGCATGCCGACGGCAACCCGGCCGAGGACTTCTGGGCCTATTCCCTGCGCCGGTTTGGGCGCTGCCGGGCCCTGATGGCGACCGACCTGTTCGCCCGCCACCTGCAGGCGGTGGCGGCCGGCCCGTCCTGA
- a CDS encoding GcvT family protein — MSELPSSAAIIVVGGGIVGTSVAYHLGQMGAGEVLLLEQGQLTSGSTWHAAGLVGQLRSSANITQMLGYSVALYDRLEAETGQATGWKRNGGLRLACNQERWTEVRRQATTAHSFGLEMHLLTPKEAQELWPLMTVDDVVGAAFLPTDGQASPSDIVRALATGARRGGVVIREGVGVQEILVEDGRVMGVVTGQGTVRCEKLVLCCGQWTRQLAKKVGVNVPLVPVQHQYMITEAIPGVTGSLPTLRDPDRLTYYKEEVGGLVMGGYEPNPLFWQMEVPDRFEFQLLESDWDHFEPIMELALGRVPALQTAGIKQLINGPESFTPDGNFILGEAPELRGLFVGAGFNAFGIASGGGAGMALAEWVKNGEPPYDLWPVDIRRFGRAQFDPDWVRTRTLEAYGKHYTIAWPSEEHETGRPLRRSPLYDRLKAQGACFGEKLGWERPNWFAGPGETPEDVYSYGRPNWFEAVGREHRACRERVVVIDQTSFAKFLLVGRDAERALSWICANDVTRPPGTLTYTQMLNAKGGIECDLTVARLAPDEFYITTGTGFATHDFDWIRRNIPDDADARLIDVTSGHAVFSLMGPRARDVLQALTRDDVGPEGFRFGRCRKIAVAGAPVLALRVTYVGELGWELHVPTEFAASLYEALMEAGAPYGIANAGYRAIETLRLEKGYRAWGSDIGPDHSPLMAGLGWAVKLKKNQPFLGREALAEQAARPLPRMLAGFTVDDPEIVLLGRETIYRDGERVGWLTSGGFGHTINKSIGYGYVRRPDEGVTTEFVLSGSYELEVASTRVPASVFLEPPYDPASARVKA, encoded by the coding sequence ATGAGCGAGCTTCCTTCCAGCGCCGCGATCATCGTGGTCGGCGGCGGGATCGTCGGGACCTCGGTGGCCTACCACCTGGGCCAGATGGGGGCGGGGGAGGTGCTGCTGCTGGAGCAGGGACAGCTCACCTCCGGCTCGACCTGGCACGCCGCCGGGCTGGTCGGCCAGCTGCGCAGCAGCGCCAACATCACCCAGATGCTGGGCTACTCGGTGGCGCTCTACGACCGGCTGGAGGCCGAGACCGGCCAGGCGACCGGGTGGAAGCGCAATGGCGGGCTGCGGCTGGCCTGCAACCAGGAGCGCTGGACCGAGGTCAGGCGCCAGGCGACCACCGCCCATTCCTTCGGCCTGGAGATGCACCTGCTGACGCCCAAGGAGGCGCAGGAGCTGTGGCCGCTCATGACCGTGGACGACGTGGTGGGCGCCGCCTTCCTGCCGACCGACGGCCAGGCCAGCCCCAGCGACATCGTGCGCGCCCTGGCAACGGGCGCCAGGCGCGGCGGCGTGGTCATCCGGGAAGGTGTCGGCGTCCAGGAGATCCTGGTCGAGGACGGCCGGGTCATGGGCGTGGTCACCGGCCAGGGCACCGTGCGCTGCGAGAAGCTGGTGCTGTGCTGCGGGCAGTGGACCCGGCAGCTGGCGAAGAAGGTGGGGGTGAACGTCCCGCTCGTGCCGGTGCAGCACCAGTACATGATCACCGAGGCGATCCCGGGCGTGACCGGCAGCCTGCCGACCCTGCGCGACCCGGACCGGCTGACCTACTACAAGGAGGAAGTCGGCGGGCTGGTGATGGGCGGCTACGAGCCCAACCCGCTGTTCTGGCAGATGGAGGTGCCGGACCGGTTCGAGTTCCAGCTGCTGGAATCCGACTGGGACCATTTCGAGCCGATCATGGAGCTGGCGCTGGGCCGGGTGCCGGCGCTCCAGACCGCGGGCATCAAGCAGCTGATCAACGGCCCGGAGAGCTTCACCCCGGACGGCAACTTCATCCTGGGCGAGGCGCCGGAGCTGCGCGGCCTGTTCGTGGGCGCCGGCTTCAACGCGTTCGGCATCGCGTCGGGTGGCGGGGCGGGCATGGCGCTGGCCGAGTGGGTCAAGAACGGCGAGCCGCCCTACGACCTCTGGCCGGTCGACATCCGCCGCTTCGGCCGGGCGCAGTTCGACCCGGACTGGGTGCGGACGCGGACGCTGGAGGCCTATGGCAAGCACTACACCATAGCCTGGCCGTCCGAGGAGCATGAGACCGGCCGGCCGCTGCGCCGCTCACCGCTCTATGACCGGCTGAAGGCCCAGGGGGCCTGCTTTGGCGAGAAGCTCGGCTGGGAGCGGCCGAACTGGTTCGCCGGACCGGGCGAGACCCCGGAGGATGTCTACAGCTATGGCCGGCCGAACTGGTTCGAGGCGGTGGGTCGCGAGCACCGGGCCTGCCGCGAGCGGGTGGTGGTGATCGACCAGACCAGCTTCGCCAAGTTCCTCCTGGTCGGGCGGGACGCCGAGCGTGCCCTGTCCTGGATCTGCGCCAACGACGTGACCCGGCCGCCCGGCACGCTGACCTACACCCAGATGCTCAACGCGAAGGGCGGCATCGAGTGCGACCTGACGGTGGCGCGCCTGGCCCCGGACGAGTTCTACATCACCACCGGCACCGGCTTCGCCACCCACGACTTCGACTGGATCCGGCGCAACATCCCGGACGACGCCGATGCCAGGCTGATCGACGTGACCTCGGGCCACGCGGTGTTCTCGCTGATGGGGCCGCGCGCCCGCGACGTGCTGCAGGCGTTGACCCGGGACGATGTCGGGCCGGAGGGCTTCCGCTTCGGCCGCTGCCGCAAGATCGCGGTGGCGGGCGCGCCGGTGCTGGCGCTCCGGGTGACCTATGTGGGCGAGCTTGGCTGGGAGCTGCACGTGCCGACCGAGTTTGCCGCCAGCCTCTACGAGGCGCTGATGGAGGCAGGGGCGCCCTACGGGATCGCCAATGCCGGCTACCGGGCGATCGAGACGCTCAGGCTGGAGAAGGGCTACCGCGCCTGGGGCTCGGACATCGGGCCGGACCATTCGCCCCTGATGGCGGGGCTGGGATGGGCGGTGAAGCTGAAGAAGAACCAGCCTTTCCTGGGGCGCGAGGCGCTGGCCGAGCAGGCGGCCCGGCCGCTGCCGCGGATGCTGGCCGGCTTCACCGTCGACGACCCGGAGATCGTGCTGCTCGGGCGGGAGACGATCTATCGCGACGGTGAGCGCGTCGGCTGGCTCACCAGCGGCGGGTTCGGCCACACGATCAACAAGTCGATCGGCTATGGCTATGTGCGCCGGCCGGACGAGGGGGTGACCACGGAGTTCGTGCTCTCGGGCAGCTACGAGCTGGAGGTGGCAAGCACGCGAGTGCCGGCATCCGTGTTTCTGGAGCCGCCTTATGATCCCGCCTCGGCGCGCGTGAAGGCCTGA